The Spirochaetae bacterium HGW-Spirochaetae-1 genomic interval GCAGTTTCAGAATCTATTCTGATTTTAAGTGAATCTGTGTTAAAATACCTGGCGATCTTCATGGCACGGATTATTGCGACAAAGGGTACGTATTTATTTTCCTGTTTGCCAAGGTATGTTGAAATTTTGCCCACCTGACGATTTTCTTTGTCATAAATGATTATGCCAATACCGGACTCAAGAGTTTCGTGATTAGTGTAACCGGCAATGTATATCGACAATTGAGAGGAAACAGGAACAGCGGAAAGTTCTGCTCCAGCCAGAATCAGTTTAATCTCGGAATCATCGTGATCTTCGGTTTCCGGCGTATTCTTTTTCTTAAGAATTATTTTTTTCCGGGAAAGCTGCTTTTCATATTTGCCCAGAATAAGCCTGGCCTCCTCTATAACACCGACGACATCATTTATTTCACAGGAAGCGAGTTCGGAAATTTTATCGATGGTTTTTCCTTCGGCAAGTAATTGCAATACCCTGTCAATACTTAGCAGCATAATATACCTTTCACATTGATGATTTTATCAGTGTCACTGACAATAAATAATACGATTTCAAAGAAAAAAAACACAACAAATTATTGCTTATAAATATATCTTCCACAATTTGTGCAGCTGACGGTTTTTACGGAACTAGATGCATCCTGGGCAAGCTGCGATGGTATCTGGAAATTACAGGTTCCGCAAATCTCGCCATGCACTTCGCCTATTGCCTTGCCATCTTTTGACTGGAGCAGTTTTGTGAACCTCGATTGATGGGAAGCATGGAGGTTCGGTAATAATGAATCAAAAGAATTCTTGTTTGAAGAAACAATTGAATTATAATTTTGTATATCATTGTTTAATTTTTCAACACTTTTTGCTGTTTCCGCTTTTTGTTCCTGCAACAAGGTCTGTTCGGCCAATATTTCATTTTCCATGATCTCCAGGCTCTCCATCAATTCCAGGAGATGTCCTTCGAGTTCTTCATCATCAGATTTTACTTTTTTCATTTCATTGTCAAGAGCTTCCATCTCTCTTTCCGTTTTTAGCTGTATCCTTCTGCTTTCAAGTTTTTTTATGCGATCATCGAGTTCATTCAGATGGAGTTCTTTCTCCCTGAGATCGGCCTTCCCTGTCTTTAAATCCTGGCTCATCTTCAAAAGCATTTTTTCTTTTTGTGCGAGTTCATTTTCCCAGTATGTGATATTTTTACTGCAACGCTCTATTTCTTTTTTAGCCAGTGAAATATTGTCCCAATAACGCTGCAGCTCGATCATGATTTTGATATCTTTATTCATATAATATCCGGATAAACTTTGAAGGGATTTCTTTCATTTACTGATTTAATTAATCTGAACTCTTTTCCCTGTGGAATATTTGTCAAGCATTCATCAATGGTTCGCATTAAAAATTCCAGAAGTATTTTTTCCGTACCGAAGTGTCCTGCATCCACTATGGATATTCCATGATCCTGGCCATACTTTGCGTTATGATAATTAACGTCGCCGGTAATGATGCAATCTATATCATGGGATTCCAGTATCTTTTCGATACTCCCGCCTCCAGCTCCGTTTAAAATGGCTATTCTGGATATACTGCAAGTAATATCCCCGGTGTAAATCAGATATTCCAGGTTTAGTGTTGCTTTTATGTGTCTCAGCAGATCCTGGAGAGACACATTATTTTCCAATTCTACAACTGATCCGAATCCAACATCATTCCCCTCATCGAGCTTCCTTTCCGGGAAAAGGATCTGTCTGCTCACGAATCCCAGTTTTTCTGCGAGCTTGTTATGGAATATTTTATCAAGGTTTGTGTGAATTGCGAAAAGACTAATACGATTACTGATACATTGAATGATAATTGACGACCTTGGTTCTTCTGAATGTATCCTCGAAAGAGGCTTAAAAAACAAAGGGTGATGGGATATTATCAAATTACAGTTTTTCTCCAGGGCTTCTTTGATCGTAATCTCATCAACGTCAAGTGAGAAAAATACACCGGTGATGTCTTCTTGAGGGAATAGTATTTGTTCACCGGTATTATCATACTTCTCCTGGAGAGCCGTGGGAAATATATCATTTATTATATTTATGAATTCCAGTATTTTCATCGGCAGCATGGAAAAAAAGCAATAGTAAGTCAAGCGATTGGGATTATTATAGAAAAAGACTGTTCAATGTAAAGATATTATTTTTTTATTCACTGGATCTATTCATAAAAGACGATTTATAGAATACTTTCTTACCAAGTAAAAACAGGATTATTCCGATGATATCGGCCAGCAAATCTGACAATGCAAAAGTCCTGTAAGGAAGGAAGTACTGTATCAATTCTATCAGAAATCCATATACCGCGAGGTACAGGACCAGGGAGACGGGAGAATTTTTATAGGCTATGCTGCCCAAAAGGGATAAAACAAAAAATGCGACGCCATGGAGTATCTTGTCGTTTATCGATTCTGTTCCGGGAACCGGGCTGGGAATAAGTGCGGCCACCAGTATACCCGTGTTGGCAAGCCAGAAAATTATTCTGAAAAATTTACCACTATGCATCTCGGATATACACCTTTAAGTGATAATCATGGCATCACCGTAAGAGAAAAAATTATATCTCTCTCTCACCGCTTCCTGATAAGCCTGTTTTATCTTATCATAACCTGCGAAAGCTGATACAAGCATTAACAGGGTTGAATAGGGAGTGTGAAAATTGGTGATCAATGCATCTATAGATTTTATTTTATAGGGAGGATATATGAATATCTCCGTTTCACCATATCCGGCCTTATAATTGCCGTTATCGTAACAGCTCTCAAGTACGCGAAGTGAAGTCGTTCCCACTGCGATAATTCGCCGGTTTTCCCTTTTCGCCCGAGCCAGTGATTGGGCCGTTTTTTCCGGGAGGATATATCGTTCATTGTGCATTTTATGCCTGGCGAGATCGTTTTCTCTCACAGGCTGGAAGGTCCCCCAGGATACATGGAGAGTAAGAAAATGCTGTTCTATTCCCTTTTTTGCGATTATATCCATCAGGTCGTTAGTAAAATGGAGTCCAGCCGTGGGAGCAGCAACTGCCCCGCTCTCCCGGGCGTAAACTGTCTGGTATCTTTCCGCGTCATCTCCTTCATGCTCTCTCTTGATATAGGGCGGGAGAGGAATTTCTCCGATTTCATTTAAAACATCATCATCAAGGGAGCAGTTGCATTCAACCCTGAGATAGTCGTCCACACGATCCA includes:
- a CDS encoding Nif3-like dinuclear metal center hexameric protein; the protein is MLPMKILEFINIINDIFPTALQEKYDNTGEQILFPQEDITGVFFSLDVDEITIKEALEKNCNLIISHHPLFFKPLSRIHSEEPRSSIIIQCISNRISLFAIHTNLDKIFHNKLAEKLGFVSRQILFPERKLDEGNDVGFGSVVELENNVSLQDLLRHIKATLNLEYLIYTGDITCSISRIAILNGAGGGSIEKILESHDIDCIITGDVNYHNAKYGQDHGISIVDAGHFGTEKILLEFLMRTIDECLTNIPQGKEFRLIKSVNERNPFKVYPDII
- a CDS encoding VanZ family protein, translated to MHSGKFFRIIFWLANTGILVAALIPSPVPGTESINDKILHGVAFFVLSLLGSIAYKNSPVSLVLYLAVYGFLIELIQYFLPYRTFALSDLLADIIGIILFLLGKKVFYKSSFMNRSSE
- a CDS encoding tRNA preQ1(34) S-adenosylmethionine ribosyltransferase-isomerase QueA, whose amino-acid sequence is MNPHYTLEDFNFHLPEELIAQYPREKRDESRLFVMDRKSSDFRHSVFSDLPAELHEGDILVFNDARVIPGRIFCRRKTGGKIEVILTRRINDTEWLVICNRTKRMNPGELLQVDKDHAIELKVMDRVDDYLRVECNCSLDDDVLNEIGEIPLPPYIKREHEGDDAERYQTVYARESGAVAAPTAGLHFTNDLMDIIAKKGIEQHFLTLHVSWGTFQPVRENDLARHKMHNERYILPEKTAQSLARAKRENRRIIAVGTTSLRVLESCYDNGNYKAGYGETEIFIYPPYKIKSIDALITNFHTPYSTLLMLVSAFAGYDKIKQAYQEAVRERYNFFSYGDAMIIT